From the genome of Thermoplasmata archaeon:
GTCCTCCAGCTCGTCGTCGCTCCCGCGGGCGGCGTCCGCTGGGGCGTCGCGCCGATTGCGTTCCAGCCGCTCGAGTGGGTCCTCGTCGTGTTCGCCGTCCTGGGAAACGCGACGGCCGTGCAGCGCGGCGTGTCGACGTGGCGCGGCTTCGCACGCTAGACGGCGGTCGACGCGCTCTCGCCCCGCGGCCTTCGCTCGCGCCCCTTCACCCGATAGTACGACAGCGGATGCTTGATCGTCATGCAGATCCGGTCCGGGCCCGGGCAGATGCCGTACGACTTCATCGTCGAGCATTCGGGCGGCGTGTACTCCGTCGGGCTCGACGTGCCGGTGATGTGCTCGATTTGGTACCGCGTCACGTCCGCGGCGAAGTCCGGCACGTCCCCGAAGACCCGGAAGATCTCGTCGTTGCTCAGCCCGATGTGATGCAGGAAGGCGACGATCGCGAAACGGCCCATGTGCGGCACGTTCTCGTGGTTCTGGATCTGCGCGAGGAGGTTGTACATGCACGGCGGGAAGCGCGTGATGCTCACCTTCCCGATGTCCTCCGCCCTGAACGTCGCCTTCTTCGCCTCGAGCACCCCGCGGATCTCGGCGAGGTCGGCGCGGAACGCCGCGAGGATGTCGTCGTTGACGGGCAGCGGGAGGCCCTGCTCGATGTGCCGTTGGATCGCGTTGCGCAGGACGCGCAGCGCCCGTTCCCGCCGCAGGAGGACGTATCCGCGCTCGACGGGCTGGTTGATCAGCTTCCACGGCGCGTCGCGCATCGTGTTCGTGAAGCGCAGGAAGTCCGTGAAGTGCAGCCGGAATCCGCCGTCCGACCGCCGGAGCTCCATCCCGAGTTCCGCGGCGACATGGAGGATGAAGTCGTCTCCCTCGCCGGCGAGGCGGCCCTCGGCCTCGATCGCCTCGCGCAGTGCGAACCGCCGGGTCAGGTAGGTGTCGTCGAGCGCCGAGGCGAGCATGCGGGCGACCGGGTACGCCAGCAGGAGCCCGAGTTGGTCCGCCGTCGCGATCGCGATCCGCTCGGACGCCTGCGTCCTCTCGAGGGCCTCGAGCACCCGCGCCTTGCCGAGGCTCCGCGCGCGGGCGTACGCCGGCTCGAGCAGGATCTCCTCGAGGCTCACCTTCTCTCCGAGGACGAACCCGGAGGCTTCCCGGAGGAAGGGATACTTCGCGAGGAGCGCGAGGTCCACGGCCTCGGGAACGCGCGGCGCAATAAAAGCCCATGGCGGGGACGCGCGAAAGTGCGTCGCCCGCGCGGGGTCAGTCGAGCCCCGAATCCATGCGGAGGCGCTTCACTCGTTCTCCGGCTCTCCCGGCGTCTCCGATTCTTCGGGCGTCTCCAGCGCTTGTGGCGGCGGAGGCGCGACGCCGAGTTGCTGCATGAGGCCCGCCGTGTCCCATTCGCCCCAGCGTTCGACGGCCTGCCCTTGCTCGAAACGCATGACGTCAATGCCGGTGATCTTCACCGGCTTCCCCGTGGCAGGGATCCCCATGAAATCCCCTTGATGCGTCCCGGTCATCGTCGCGCGGACGACGACCTTGTCGCCTTCCGCGATGATGTCGTCGATCGTCGTCAGTCCGTCGGGAAACGCCGCACGGATCATCTGGAACGTCTGCTTCGAGCCCTCTCGGCCCGGAGTCGCGCCCGGCGGCGGGTTGTGGTCCACGAAGTTTTCCGCCGTCATCTTGTCGACCACGCTGAGGTTCCCTCGGTTCCAGACCTCGTCATAGAACATGCGCACGCTTGCCTTGTTCTCCTCGATTCCCATGTTGCTCCCCCTGTAAGCGCCCCAAGGGCGCGTCTGGTATTTAACGGCGCCCGTAGGGACGCGGTGGATCCGGCGCTGGGTCGATGGCACGGTCCGCCGCGGTGCGCCCTAAGGTCTTTCTTGGATCGGACGATGCGCCACGCGAAATGGGCGAGCTTCGCGGCTACGTCGCGGTCCATTCGCAGGGTCTCGGCCACGCGACGCGAGCCGTGGCCCTCGCCCGCGGCCTCCTGGAACGACGGCCGGACGTGGATCTGCTCTTCCTCGCCGGCTCGCCTGCCTTGGACCTCGTCGTCGCGAACGGGTTCGATGCGCTCACGATGCCGCCCGCGCCCGACTGGCGCGCGGCAGACGGAGTCCTCGGGCCGGCGTGGCGGTGGTACCTCGACTACGCACGCTATCTGCGGATCGCGCGGCGATTCCTACGGAAGGAGGCGGACTGGGGATACTACCGGTTCGTGATCTCGGACAGCGAGCTCGCGACCGCCCGGGAGGCGGTCCGGCGACGGATTCCGACGGCGCTGATCCTCGACGCGACGCGGCACGAGTTCGCCCGCGACCCCCTGTCTCGATTCGTCGAAGGGTGCGGCAACGTCTGGCTCTCCCGATTCGCGCGGAAGGTGGACCTCGTCCTGACGGCCGAGCCCGGTCCTGCGTGGCCGAACGTGCGGCGCGTCGGCCCGATCGTGCGCCCGTTCAGCGCGCCGCGCGAGCGGTTGCGGGACGACTTCTTCTTTCGGAAGAAGACGATCCTCGTCACGGGCGGCGGCACGGCGATCGGCGAGTTCCTGATTGGAGCCTCGATGGACGCGTTCCGCGAGCTGAACCTCGACGACGTCTCGATGGTCGTCGTGAGCGGTCCGA
Proteins encoded in this window:
- a CDS encoding DNA primase large subunit PriL encodes the protein MDLALLAKYPFLREASGFVLGEKVSLEEILLEPAYARARSLGKARVLEALERTQASERIAIATADQLGLLLAYPVARMLASALDDTYLTRRFALREAIEAEGRLAGEGDDFILHVAAELGMELRRSDGGFRLHFTDFLRFTNTMRDAPWKLINQPVERGYVLLRRERALRVLRNAIQRHIEQGLPLPVNDDILAAFRADLAEIRGVLEAKKATFRAEDIGKVSITRFPPCMYNLLAQIQNHENVPHMGRFAIVAFLHHIGLSNDEIFRVFGDVPDFAADVTRYQIEHITGTSSPTEYTPPECSTMKSYGICPGPDRICMTIKHPLSYYRVKGRERRPRGESASTAV
- a CDS encoding ester cyclase, which codes for MGIEENKASVRMFYDEVWNRGNLSVVDKMTAENFVDHNPPPGATPGREGSKQTFQMIRAAFPDGLTTIDDIIAEGDKVVVRATMTGTHQGDFMGIPATGKPVKITGIDVMRFEQGQAVERWGEWDTAGLMQQLGVAPPPPQALETPEESETPGEPENE
- a CDS encoding glycosyltransferase → MGELRGYVAVHSQGLGHATRAVALARGLLERRPDVDLLFLAGSPALDLVVANGFDALTMPPAPDWRAADGVLGPAWRWYLDYARYLRIARRFLRKEADWGYYRFVISDSELATAREAVRRRIPTALILDATRHEFARDPLSRFVEGCGNVWLSRFARKVDLVLTAEPGPAWPNVRRVGPIVRPFSAPRERLRDDFFFRKKTILVTGGGTAIGEFLIGASMDAFRELNLDDVSMVVVSGPKLKVEPAPGVYTYGFLPNLHDYVLAADLVITTAGKGTVNEALAAGTPVIAIPPRGHAEAERNAAALGYGHEDVQRLKEMIPAKLALGRLPPARTGNAEAIGFLAEFLETVGNR